A single genomic interval of Chitinophaga sp. 180180018-3 harbors:
- a CDS encoding serine hydrolase domain-containing protein, which translates to MNLYSKAGIYALLVLLIAFSDAKAQPGFDTQRLSRIDEFITHQIKEQHIPGAVALIIRDNNIIYNKAFGYADIASGKKMQVNNIFRIASQSKAITSLAAMMLWEENKFLLDDPVSKYIPAFKDPQVLVHFNASDSTWTTRPASRDITIRDLLRHTSGIAYAAVFSDPVMQAIYQKAGIPSGIGTTASTLKEKINLLAKLPLQHDPGEKFTYGLNTDVLGYLVEIWSGRPLDEFLRKRIFEPLEMNDTWFHLPADKQQQLTTLYENVGQELKPVTHPIYEGVNPDFPKLNGTYLSGGAGLSSTTGDYAKFLSLFLNKGVYKTKRLVSRKTIELMLTNQLPDGTGISPLPPQPENFRFGLGFGLETPANDYLSPMTVGSFRWDGAFTTFGWADPQEHIIGLLFTQEYLSPWWRMGDEFKTLTYQAINY; encoded by the coding sequence ATGAACTTATATAGTAAAGCAGGCATCTATGCCCTGCTGGTGCTCCTTATTGCCTTTAGTGATGCGAAAGCCCAACCGGGCTTCGATACGCAGCGCCTGTCGAGAATCGACGAATTTATTACCCATCAGATAAAGGAACAACATATCCCTGGCGCTGTGGCATTGATTATCCGCGACAACAACATTATTTACAATAAAGCCTTTGGCTACGCAGATATCGCCTCCGGGAAAAAAATGCAGGTGAACAATATTTTCCGGATCGCGTCGCAGTCGAAGGCCATTACCAGCCTGGCTGCGATGATGCTGTGGGAAGAAAACAAATTCCTGCTCGACGATCCTGTATCGAAATATATTCCTGCTTTTAAAGATCCGCAGGTACTCGTTCATTTCAATGCATCAGACAGTACCTGGACTACCCGGCCCGCCAGTCGTGATATCACTATCCGTGATCTGTTGCGCCACACCTCTGGTATTGCCTATGCAGCCGTTTTCTCCGATCCGGTTATGCAGGCCATATATCAGAAAGCAGGCATTCCCAGTGGAATCGGTACCACCGCTTCTACATTGAAAGAAAAGATCAACCTGCTGGCAAAATTACCACTGCAACATGATCCGGGTGAAAAGTTTACCTATGGCCTGAATACAGATGTATTGGGCTATCTCGTGGAAATCTGGAGCGGCCGGCCGCTCGATGAATTCCTCCGCAAAAGGATCTTTGAGCCACTTGAAATGAACGATACCTGGTTTCACCTGCCGGCGGATAAACAACAACAACTCACTACTCTTTATGAAAATGTGGGACAGGAACTGAAACCTGTTACACATCCTATTTATGAAGGAGTAAATCCGGATTTTCCCAAATTGAATGGCACCTATCTGTCCGGCGGAGCAGGGCTTAGTTCTACCACCGGCGACTACGCCAAATTTCTGTCACTCTTCCTGAATAAAGGTGTGTATAAAACCAAACGGCTTGTTAGCCGTAAAACCATTGAGCTCATGCTCACCAACCAGTTACCGGATGGAACCGGCATTTCTCCTCTCCCACCGCAGCCGGAAAATTTCCGCTTCGGACTTGGGTTCGGACTCGAAACACCTGCCAACGACTATCTTTCTCCAATGACTGTTGGCTCCTTCCGTTGGGATGGTGCCTTCACCACCTTCGGCTGGGCCGATCCTCAGGAACATATTATCGGTCTTCTCTTCACCCAGGAATACCTTTCTCCCTGGTGGCGTATGGGTGATGAGTTCAAGACGTTGACATATCAGGCGATTAACTATTAG
- the yiaA gene encoding inner membrane protein YiaA — protein MKQKPSMAFIAASWVAVLTGMLGFVIGLWNATMQLNEKGYYFTVLMYGLFSAVSVQKCVRDRLENIPVTDIYYGLSWVSMLLTLLLLIVGLWNATLAPSEKGFYAFAFLLSVFGAIAVQKNTRDTQAAKSPGETPRADN, from the coding sequence ATGAAACAAAAACCATCAATGGCATTTATCGCCGCCTCCTGGGTGGCAGTACTGACTGGCATGCTTGGCTTTGTGATCGGACTCTGGAATGCAACCATGCAGCTGAATGAAAAAGGATATTACTTCACCGTACTTATGTATGGACTCTTTTCCGCGGTTTCTGTGCAGAAATGTGTGCGCGACAGGCTGGAAAATATTCCGGTGACTGATATTTACTACGGACTTAGCTGGGTGTCTATGTTACTCACCCTGCTGCTGCTCATCGTTGGTTTATGGAATGCCACCCTGGCGCCCAGCGAAAAAGGCTTCTATGCTTTTGCTTTCCTGCTGAGCGTTTTCGGCGCTATCGCTGTACAGAAAAATACACGCGATACACAGGCCGCAAAATCCCCCGGCGAAACACCCCGGGCCGACAATTAG